In Kineococcus sp. NBC_00420, a single genomic region encodes these proteins:
- a CDS encoding alpha-glucosidase/alpha-galactosidase gives MSSTQSPKITIIGAGGFVFPFRLIGDLVSFPALRSAQLCLMDVNPDKLAPVADAARKLVAHHGFDTEVVETTDRRTALDGADFVIITFQVGGVESYEHDVLIPRKYGIDQTVGDTIGPGGVFRFLRSVPAYAAIAADAREVCPDAVFINYANPMAMATAYLNAQGLKTVGLCHSVQGTTRMLARTLGVPYDEVNFLSAGINHQAWILRFRHGTEDLYPRLREVMNQKHVVGRAAAELAGDDGDHSEAAASASTYEGGNEQVRTTIMKSFGYFETESSHHASEYLPYFRKNAEMIREYIPERWDYYEICVNHDDQGDIDTQLEKLKADLAPSVEYGASIVNSVVTGVPSVVYGNVPNATGVISNLPADACVEVPCLVDENGVQPTAIGELPLQLAALNRTNVNVQTLAVRAALTGDVENVHHAVAMDPLTAALLTLEQIRAMTDELLAAHADRLPEALRP, from the coding sequence ATGTCCTCGACGCAGAGCCCCAAGATCACCATCATCGGCGCTGGTGGTTTCGTCTTCCCCTTCCGCCTCATCGGCGACCTCGTGAGCTTCCCGGCCCTGCGTTCGGCGCAGTTGTGCCTGATGGACGTGAACCCCGACAAGCTGGCCCCCGTCGCCGACGCGGCGCGCAAGCTCGTCGCCCACCACGGGTTCGACACCGAGGTCGTCGAGACCACCGACCGCCGGACCGCCCTCGACGGTGCCGACTTCGTCATCATCACCTTCCAGGTCGGGGGCGTGGAGTCCTACGAGCACGACGTGCTCATCCCGCGCAAGTACGGCATCGACCAAACCGTCGGTGACACCATCGGGCCCGGCGGGGTGTTCCGCTTCCTGCGCTCGGTCCCCGCCTACGCGGCGATCGCCGCCGACGCGCGCGAGGTCTGCCCGGACGCGGTGTTCATCAACTACGCGAACCCGATGGCGATGGCCACCGCCTACCTCAACGCCCAGGGCCTGAAGACCGTCGGCCTCTGCCACAGCGTCCAGGGCACGACCCGCATGCTGGCCCGCACCCTCGGCGTCCCCTACGACGAGGTGAACTTCCTCTCGGCCGGCATCAACCACCAGGCCTGGATCCTGAGGTTCCGCCACGGCACCGAGGACCTCTACCCGCGACTGCGCGAGGTGATGAACCAGAAGCACGTCGTCGGCCGGGCGGCCGCCGAACTCGCCGGCGACGACGGCGACCACAGCGAGGCCGCCGCCTCCGCCAGCACCTACGAGGGTGGCAACGAGCAGGTGCGCACGACCATCATGAAGTCGTTCGGCTACTTCGAGACCGAGTCCAGCCACCACGCCTCGGAGTACCTGCCGTACTTCCGAAAGAACGCGGAGATGATCCGCGAGTACATCCCCGAGCGCTGGGACTACTACGAGATCTGCGTCAACCACGACGACCAGGGCGACATCGACACCCAGCTCGAGAAGCTCAAGGCCGACCTCGCCCCGAGCGTCGAGTACGGCGCGTCGATCGTGAACTCCGTCGTCACCGGTGTCCCCAGCGTCGTCTACGGCAACGTCCCCAACGCCACCGGCGTGATCTCGAACCTGCCCGCCGACGCGTGCGTCGAGGTGCCCTGCCTCGTCGACGAGAACGGCGTGCAGCCGACGGCCATCGGGGAACTGCCGCTGCAGCTGGCGGCGCTGAACCGGACCAACGTCAACGTGCAGACCCTCGCCGTCCGCGCCGCGCTCACCGGCGACGTCGAGAACGTCCACCACGCGGTCGCGATGGACCCGTTGACCGCGGCGCTGCTGACGCTGGAGCAGATCCGGGCCATGACCGACGAACTGCTCGCCGCGCACGCGGACCGGCTGCCGGAGGCGCTGCGCCCGTGA
- a CDS encoding carbohydrate ABC transporter permease, with translation MTGAVLRRSGLRVILAAVAFVALLPMLFMVSLSLRSVDDIANGGWLPTNFVWSNFSKAFATVPLSTMLANSWVVAIGATLLTSIVAVPAAYVTARAGARGERLQTVLLASYCAPPIVAVLPLYYLLKQADLTNSAIGLVLVNGLANVPVAVWLLDGFVRRIPLEVEEAGWVDGLSTTRGLWHLVLPLLAPGLVAALLICLFLSYNEFLFAVSFSQSTSSQTLPVGLSLFQGDRTVQFGQQAAASLVGIIPMYVLAVVAQKWLVGGLSAGAVK, from the coding sequence GTGACCGGCGCCGTGCTGCGCCGCAGCGGTCTGCGCGTGATCCTGGCGGCCGTCGCGTTCGTGGCGCTGCTGCCGATGCTGTTCATGGTCTCGCTGTCGCTGCGCAGCGTGGACGACATCGCCAACGGCGGCTGGCTGCCGACGAACTTCGTGTGGTCGAACTTCAGCAAGGCCTTCGCGACGGTCCCGCTCTCGACGATGCTCGCGAACTCGTGGGTCGTCGCGATCGGGGCGACGCTGCTCACCTCGATCGTCGCGGTACCCGCCGCCTACGTGACCGCCCGGGCCGGGGCGCGCGGTGAGCGTCTGCAGACGGTGCTGCTGGCCAGCTACTGCGCCCCGCCGATCGTGGCGGTCCTGCCGCTGTACTACTTGCTCAAGCAGGCGGACCTGACGAACTCCGCGATCGGGCTGGTCCTGGTCAACGGCCTGGCCAACGTCCCCGTCGCCGTGTGGTTGCTCGACGGTTTCGTGCGGCGCATCCCGCTGGAGGTCGAGGAGGCCGGCTGGGTCGACGGCCTGTCCACGACGAGGGGGCTGTGGCACCTGGTGCTGCCGCTGCTGGCGCCCGGACTCGTCGCCGCCCTACTGATCTGCCTGTTCCTGTCCTACAACGAGTTCCTCTTCGCCGTGTCGTTCTCGCAGAGCACCTCCAGCCAGACCCTGCCGGTCGGGTTGTCGCTGTTCCAGGGTGACCGCACGGTGCAGTTCGGCCAGCAGGCCGCGGCGTCGCTCGTCGGGATCATCCCGATGTACGTGCTCGCGGTGGTGGCCCAGAAGTGGCTCGTCGGTGGGTTGTCCGCCGGGGCCGTCAAGTGA
- a CDS encoding alpha-galactosidase gives MGWNSWDCYGTTVTEEEVLANARFMAEHLLEFGWDTVVVDIDWSDPTARAHGYNDGAPLCLDELGRLVPDPGRFPSAAGGEGFAPLAEQVHALGLKFGIHVMRGIPRSVPGVDEVADRTNVCEWNPDMFGLDHTNPGAQAYYDSVLSLYAQWGVDFLKVDDMLWPYQAVDIEAFAAAIRRCGRPMELSLSPGRDLSLSRLDHLREHATMWRICDDLWDRWEDVEANFARFARWAPHAGPQGWPDGDMLPLGRVGIRAERGEPRHDRLTPAERRTLMTLWVVARSPLMIGGDLPTSDPATIALFTNPDVLAVLSSTGNREVFREGPLVLWTSQGEGVGYVAAFNLGPEPLEVALDSQNVDLPARLGTVEELWTGTPVSTVPVTAQEDSTRGVAPGSTAIPVVLAPHGAVLLRHTP, from the coding sequence ATGGGCTGGAACAGCTGGGACTGCTACGGCACGACCGTGACCGAGGAGGAGGTGCTCGCCAACGCCCGCTTCATGGCCGAGCACCTCCTGGAGTTCGGCTGGGACACCGTCGTCGTCGACATCGACTGGTCCGACCCGACGGCCCGCGCACACGGGTACAACGACGGGGCGCCGCTCTGCCTCGACGAGCTCGGCCGGCTGGTGCCGGACCCGGGCCGCTTCCCGTCCGCCGCGGGTGGGGAGGGGTTCGCTCCGCTGGCCGAGCAGGTGCACGCCCTCGGCCTGAAGTTCGGGATCCACGTCATGCGCGGGATCCCGCGCTCGGTGCCCGGGGTGGACGAGGTGGCCGACCGGACCAACGTGTGCGAGTGGAACCCCGACATGTTCGGCCTCGACCACACGAACCCGGGCGCTCAGGCCTACTACGACTCGGTCCTGAGCCTCTACGCGCAGTGGGGCGTCGACTTCCTCAAGGTCGACGACATGCTCTGGCCCTACCAGGCCGTCGACATCGAGGCCTTCGCCGCCGCCATCCGGCGCTGCGGGCGGCCGATGGAACTCAGCCTGTCGCCCGGACGTGACCTCTCCCTGTCGCGGTTGGACCACCTGCGCGAGCACGCCACGATGTGGCGGATCTGCGACGACCTGTGGGACCGGTGGGAGGACGTCGAGGCGAACTTCGCCCGGTTCGCGCGCTGGGCCCCGCACGCGGGGCCGCAGGGGTGGCCGGACGGCGACATGCTCCCGCTCGGTCGGGTGGGGATCCGCGCCGAACGGGGGGAACCCCGGCACGACCGGTTGACGCCGGCCGAACGCAGGACCCTCATGACGTTGTGGGTGGTGGCCCGGTCGCCGTTGATGATCGGCGGTGACCTGCCGACCTCGGACCCGGCGACGATCGCGTTGTTCACCAACCCCGACGTGCTCGCCGTCCTGTCCTCCACGGGGAACCGCGAGGTGTTCCGGGAGGGACCGCTGGTGCTCTGGACGTCGCAGGGGGAGGGCGTCGGCTACGTCGCCGCCTTCAACCTGGGCCCGGAGCCCCTCGAGGTCGCCCTCGACAGCCAGAACGTCGACCTGCCCGCGCGACTCGGCACCGTCGAGGAGTTGTGGACGGGGACACCCGTCTCGACGGTCCCGGTGACGGCGCAGGAGGACTCGACCCGCGGCGTCGCGCCCGGCAGCACCGCGATCCCCGTCGTGCTCGCACCGCACGGTGCCGTGCTCTTGCGCCACACCCCCTGA
- a CDS encoding ABC transporter substrate-binding protein — protein MSAPRRTLLPASTSRLLASRRRVLSGALGLGALAGTGTLAACGDESTSSGLSAGKAVDLKGATIKLMVNQPHVLAFTDLLGKKFAAEFGGKLEVTAIPYDQLTSKQILDVQGGDGEFDVFDYFYFGLGQLVDAGALVDLTDWIGANTDIATDDFLPSIYDPYTLIDGKRYGLPFDGDTHVLYYNTEVFEKYGVEPPNTWDDYDAVAAKITQDSGGSVYGAIVEGQQVPMILGCSFINRLAGYGGTLVGSDGKAAFHGAEGLAALQHLIDVSPAALPTPLQTGFDQANSAFLSGQGAMLDTWTDLGLKAQDPAGSKIVDKWGVVTLPVGGKNTTARTALDAGFGLGVSSASQQIDKSAAFVKWATNQENNLLLASTAGSGIDPARKTVLDSTDYATAAGIATDVIREGLDGDPLAWPSRAGAPKALQDLVDQLALAIQGSTEPQAALDKAAESWEKELG, from the coding sequence ATGTCCGCGCCCCGTCGCACCCTCCTGCCCGCCAGCACCTCCCGACTCCTCGCGTCCCGTCGGCGGGTCCTCTCCGGGGCTCTCGGCCTCGGCGCGCTCGCCGGCACCGGCACGCTGGCCGCCTGCGGTGACGAGAGCACCTCCTCGGGCCTGAGCGCCGGGAAGGCCGTCGACCTCAAGGGGGCGACGATCAAGCTGATGGTGAACCAGCCGCACGTGCTGGCCTTCACGGACCTGCTCGGCAAGAAGTTCGCGGCGGAGTTCGGCGGGAAGCTCGAGGTCACGGCGATCCCCTACGACCAGCTCACGAGCAAGCAGATCCTGGACGTGCAGGGCGGCGACGGGGAGTTCGACGTCTTCGACTACTTCTACTTCGGCCTCGGCCAGCTCGTCGACGCCGGCGCCCTGGTCGACCTCACGGACTGGATCGGCGCGAACACCGACATCGCGACCGACGACTTCCTGCCCTCGATCTACGACCCGTACACCCTGATCGACGGCAAGCGCTACGGCCTGCCCTTCGACGGCGACACCCACGTCCTCTACTACAACACCGAGGTCTTCGAGAAGTACGGCGTCGAACCGCCCAACACCTGGGACGACTACGACGCGGTCGCCGCGAAGATCACCCAGGACTCCGGCGGCAGCGTCTACGGCGCGATCGTCGAGGGTCAGCAGGTCCCGATGATCCTGGGCTGCTCCTTCATCAACCGCCTCGCCGGCTACGGCGGCACGCTCGTCGGCTCCGACGGCAAGGCCGCGTTCCACGGGGCGGAGGGGCTGGCCGCGCTGCAGCACCTCATCGACGTCTCCCCCGCGGCCCTGCCGACACCGCTGCAGACCGGCTTCGACCAGGCCAACTCCGCCTTCCTCTCCGGTCAGGGCGCGATGCTCGACACCTGGACCGACCTCGGGCTGAAGGCGCAGGACCCGGCCGGCTCGAAGATCGTCGACAAGTGGGGCGTGGTCACGCTCCCCGTGGGCGGGAAGAACACGACCGCGCGCACCGCGCTGGACGCCGGGTTCGGCCTGGGCGTCTCGAGCGCCTCCCAGCAGATCGACAAGTCCGCCGCCTTCGTGAAGTGGGCGACGAACCAGGAGAACAACCTGCTGCTCGCCTCCACCGCGGGTTCTGGGATCGACCCGGCGCGCAAGACCGTCCTGGACTCCACCGACTACGCCACGGCCGCGGGCATCGCGACCGACGTCATCCGCGAGGGTCTCGACGGTGACCCGCTGGCCTGGCCGAGCCGGGCCGGTGCGCCGAAGGCGCTGCAGGACCTCGTCGACCAGCTGGCGCTCGCCATCCAGGGGTCCACGGAACCGCAGGCCGCGCTCGACAAGGCCGCTGAGAGCTGGGAGAAGGAACTCGGATGA
- the rplU gene encoding 50S ribosomal protein L21, with translation MVYAIVRAGGRQEKVSVGDVLTIDRVPVANGETLQLQPLLLVDGETVTHEASALAGVKVVAEVVEEAKGPKITILKYKNKTGYRKRQGHRQPLTRVKITSIGE, from the coding sequence GTGGTGTACGCCATCGTCCGCGCCGGCGGCCGGCAGGAGAAGGTCTCGGTCGGCGACGTGCTGACCATCGACCGTGTCCCCGTGGCCAACGGGGAGACGCTGCAACTGCAGCCCCTTCTCCTCGTCGACGGTGAGACCGTGACTCACGAGGCTTCGGCTCTCGCGGGTGTCAAGGTCGTCGCCGAGGTGGTCGAGGAGGCCAAGGGCCCCAAGATCACCATCCTGAAGTACAAGAACAAGACCGGGTACCGCAAGCGTCAGGGCCACCGCCAGCCGCTGACCCGCGTCAAGATCACCAGCATCGGGGAGTGA
- a CDS encoding LLM class flavin-dependent oxidoreductase, whose amino-acid sequence MTCVGHQSPGLWRHPADESHRFDDIRYWTDLAKLLERGRFDSLFIADVLGIYDVYQQGPETALRESTQVPVGDPLLAVSAMGAVTEHLGFGVTVSLTYEQPYSFARKMATLDHYTNGRVGWNVVTSYLESAARNLGLSTQITHDDRYELGEEFMEVVYKLWEGSWEDDAVVRDAEAGVFTDPAKVHPIEHHGRFFDVPGIGLTAPSPQRTPVIFQAGASPRGIAFAARHGEAIFNTATRPEVMRPWVDRLRASAAQAGRDPRSVKVFTLVTIITAATDEEARAKYEDYAQYVSYDGALNLYGGWSGLDLASYPPDEPLEYAETEAVRSAVEAFSTADPDRKWTPRDIANWVGIGGMGAVIVGSPTTVADELQRWIEVGDVDGFNCAYAVTPGTFEDIVEFIVPELQRRGVYPSDYEGETLRETIYGKGQVHVRDDHPAAAYKVSRVPR is encoded by the coding sequence ATGACCTGCGTCGGTCACCAGTCCCCCGGGTTGTGGAGGCACCCGGCCGACGAGTCGCACCGCTTCGACGACATCCGCTACTGGACCGACCTCGCGAAGCTGCTGGAGCGCGGGAGGTTCGACTCGCTCTTCATCGCCGACGTCCTCGGGATCTACGACGTCTACCAGCAGGGTCCCGAGACGGCGCTGCGCGAGTCGACGCAGGTCCCCGTGGGCGACCCGCTGCTCGCGGTGTCGGCGATGGGTGCGGTCACCGAGCACCTCGGGTTCGGCGTCACCGTCTCGCTGACCTACGAACAGCCGTACTCCTTCGCCCGGAAGATGGCGACGCTGGACCACTACACCAACGGTCGCGTCGGCTGGAACGTCGTGACCAGCTACCTCGAGTCCGCCGCGAGGAACCTCGGCCTCTCCACCCAGATCACCCACGACGACCGCTACGAGCTCGGCGAGGAGTTCATGGAGGTCGTCTACAAGTTGTGGGAGGGCTCCTGGGAGGACGACGCCGTCGTCCGCGACGCGGAGGCGGGGGTGTTCACCGACCCGGCGAAGGTCCACCCGATCGAGCACCACGGCCGGTTCTTCGACGTCCCCGGCATCGGGCTCACCGCGCCGTCCCCGCAGCGCACGCCGGTCATCTTCCAGGCCGGTGCCTCCCCGCGGGGGATCGCGTTCGCGGCCCGGCACGGGGAGGCGATCTTCAACACCGCCACGCGTCCCGAGGTCATGCGCCCCTGGGTCGACCGGCTCCGGGCCTCGGCCGCGCAGGCCGGTCGCGACCCGCGCAGCGTCAAGGTGTTCACGCTCGTCACGATCATCACCGCGGCCACCGACGAGGAGGCGCGGGCGAAGTACGAGGACTACGCGCAGTACGTCAGCTACGACGGCGCCCTGAACCTCTACGGCGGCTGGAGCGGGCTGGACCTGGCGAGCTACCCGCCGGACGAGCCGCTGGAGTACGCCGAGACGGAAGCCGTCCGCAGCGCCGTCGAGGCGTTCTCCACCGCCGACCCGGACCGGAAGTGGACGCCCCGCGACATCGCGAACTGGGTGGGGATCGGGGGGATGGGTGCCGTGATCGTCGGCTCCCCCACCACCGTCGCGGACGAACTGCAGCGCTGGATCGAGGTCGGTGACGTCGACGGGTTCAACTGCGCCTACGCCGTCACCCCGGGCACGTTCGAGGACATCGTCGAGTTCATCGTCCCCGAGCTGCAACGCCGTGGCGTCTACCCCAGCGACTACGAGGGGGAGACGCTGCGCGAGACGATCTACGGCAAGGGTCAGGTCCACGTGCGCGACGACCACCCGGCGGCGGCGTACAAGGTCTCCCGGGTGCCGCGGTGA
- a CDS encoding carbohydrate ABC transporter permease: MSQLLDGQRTVPGPRRGRRDPAARRAVPGRHRPGHVSTWLAAPSLAGLALMLVYPTVFVVALAFTKSSLGKPLQHFTGVDNFVDAWESLAFAGSLVRSVVFAVVAALVATGLGIALALLLHARGTRFGAVGTILLLPLVTPPVMVGVAWKLMLAPVGGAFGGLFSAIGFPGANPLGDSVGAFAALIVMHVWQWTPLVTLLVFAALLGVPEELREAASLDGAGAFRTFTSVVWPVVAPNVLSVLLLELVIGLKVFDLVTVVTQGGPGVSTIVSSFEIFRTGMRGSYEIGTAAAETLVFGLVVGVLTTVVTLVRSRAVKADR; encoded by the coding sequence ATGAGCCAGCTCCTGGACGGGCAGCGCACCGTGCCCGGGCCGCGGCGGGGTCGCCGCGATCCTGCGGCCCGGCGCGCGGTCCCCGGCCGCCACCGGCCGGGGCACGTCTCGACGTGGCTGGCCGCGCCCAGCCTCGCGGGGCTGGCGCTCATGCTGGTCTACCCGACGGTGTTCGTCGTGGCCCTGGCCTTCACGAAGTCGTCGCTGGGCAAACCCCTCCAGCACTTCACGGGGGTCGACAACTTCGTCGACGCCTGGGAGTCGCTGGCCTTCGCGGGTTCGCTGGTCCGTTCCGTGGTCTTCGCCGTCGTGGCCGCCCTGGTCGCGACGGGACTCGGCATCGCCCTCGCCCTGTTGCTGCACGCGCGGGGGACCCGGTTCGGCGCGGTGGGAACGATCCTCCTGCTGCCCCTGGTCACGCCGCCCGTCATGGTCGGGGTGGCCTGGAAGCTCATGCTCGCCCCGGTCGGGGGCGCGTTCGGCGGGTTGTTCTCGGCGATCGGCTTCCCCGGCGCGAACCCGTTGGGCGACAGCGTGGGAGCCTTCGCCGCGTTGATCGTCATGCACGTCTGGCAGTGGACGCCCCTGGTGACCCTGCTGGTCTTCGCGGCCCTGCTGGGGGTCCCCGAGGAACTCCGCGAGGCGGCCTCCCTCGACGGCGCCGGTGCGTTCCGCACGTTCACCTCGGTGGTCTGGCCGGTCGTCGCCCCCAACGTCCTCTCGGTCCTGCTGCTGGAACTCGTCATCGGGTTGAAGGTCTTCGACCTGGTGACCGTGGTGACCCAGGGCGGGCCGGGGGTCTCCACCATCGTCAGCAGCTTCGAGATCTTCCGGACGGGCATGCGCGGCAGCTACGAGATCGGGACGGCCGCCGCCGAGACGCTGGTCTTCGGCCTGGTCGTCGGGGTCCTCACCACCGTGGTGACGCTGGTGCGTTCGCGTGCCGTGAAGGCCGACCGGTGA
- a CDS encoding acyl-CoA dehydrogenase family protein → MTTRNQVLDAARDVANHLALDALERDRANAEPFAEAELLRKAGLPNVLLPATIGGAGLPWSVALEVVREIARADGSIAQLLAYHYVNAHNLVWVADDAGRRRWGVPTAENQWLWGDSVNPVDPDLQLVRDGDGYRLRGTKNFSTGASVGDVTVVGGLTDTGEDLLVVVPREAEGFVKGGDWDNLGQRLSASGSVRFDDVRVEPDAVLGSASTSGAFGSLVTPAIQAAFGHFYLGVTRGALEAAAEYTRTSSRPWLLSDVQKAVEDPYVLATYGRLVARLRAAEALGRSVGESLSQAHERGGDLTWAERGEVAEEIAALKVVSSDLALEATSAIFEVTGARASANRFGFDRFWRNVRTHTLHDPVQYKAREVGDHFLTGAHPAFSLYT, encoded by the coding sequence ATGACCACCAGGAACCAGGTCCTCGACGCCGCCCGCGACGTCGCGAACCACCTCGCCCTCGACGCGCTCGAGCGTGACCGGGCGAACGCCGAACCGTTCGCCGAGGCCGAACTGCTGCGCAAGGCGGGCCTGCCGAACGTGCTGCTGCCCGCGACGATCGGCGGGGCCGGCCTGCCGTGGTCGGTCGCGCTCGAGGTGGTCCGCGAGATCGCCCGGGCCGACGGCTCGATCGCGCAACTGCTCGCCTACCACTACGTCAACGCGCACAACCTCGTCTGGGTCGCCGACGACGCGGGCCGGCGCCGCTGGGGTGTGCCCACGGCCGAGAACCAGTGGTTGTGGGGCGACTCGGTGAACCCCGTCGACCCGGACCTGCAGCTCGTCCGCGACGGGGACGGGTACCGGTTGCGGGGCACGAAGAACTTCTCCACCGGCGCGAGCGTCGGTGACGTCACGGTGGTGGGTGGCCTGACCGACACCGGGGAGGACCTGCTGGTCGTCGTCCCCCGCGAGGCCGAGGGTTTCGTCAAGGGGGGCGACTGGGACAACCTCGGTCAGCGGCTGTCCGCGTCGGGTTCGGTGCGCTTCGACGACGTTCGCGTCGAACCCGACGCGGTCCTCGGCTCGGCGTCGACGAGCGGGGCGTTCGGGTCGCTGGTCACGCCCGCGATCCAGGCCGCGTTCGGGCACTTCTACCTCGGGGTCACCCGGGGGGCCTTGGAGGCCGCCGCGGAGTACACCCGCACGTCGTCACGGCCGTGGCTGCTCTCCGACGTGCAGAAGGCCGTCGAGGACCCCTACGTGCTCGCCACGTACGGGCGGCTCGTGGCCCGGCTGCGGGCGGCGGAGGCCCTGGGCCGCAGCGTCGGTGAGTCGCTGTCGCAGGCGCACGAGCGCGGCGGGGACCTGACCTGGGCCGAACGCGGCGAGGTCGCGGAGGAGATCGCGGCCCTCAAGGTCGTGTCCTCCGACCTGGCCCTGGAGGCGACGTCGGCGATCTTCGAGGTGACCGGGGCCCGGGCGTCGGCGAACCGGTTCGGGTTCGACCGGTTCTGGCGCAACGTCCGCACCCACACCCTGCACGACCCCGTGCAGTACAAGGCGCGCGAGGTCGGCGACCACTTCCTCACCGGCGCCCACCCGGCCTTCTCGCTCTACACCTGA